The Nicotiana tomentosiformis chromosome 2, ASM39032v3, whole genome shotgun sequence genome includes the window TCGGTGcatgggtttggctctgcaactcaGTCATCGCTACCTGTTTAGCTTGCaccatttcgaaaatcatacgcagactgatcccgtcttctccaatattttgggtgtttcgaactgcagatcgagttccaccatgaatgttattttcggGGTCGGAATGTTGGTTCGCTTCAATGACCACATGAACATCAATTGGATCTACAACACGAGTTCCAACGGGGTCaacgagtggcctttcatcctCGGGCGTCcggttgttattctcaccttgatggccagcttcgttgtcgataggtatggccattaattgagagttcgttaTTTTTAACTTGAAATCAAAGAtgcttccaagagcaagtgtaaaatagtgcgTTTTACAAAGaatcgtaccaaataaccactattatccttagccccaaggtaggcgccaaattgtttacccgaaaaatggatagagttgaatttatacgtagttctaaggatacgtgatataaattgatacaaattgggaaagatatgtaaatgaatatcgaaattagttataaaagaaatgaatgcaaaccgaatgaaCTAGTTAGCCCAAGtcttcaagttttatcaccttCAAATTGAGTGAAGAACGATTGGTAGAAGAAACAATATAACTAAACATCAAAAGCCAAAAAAGGATAGTATTTGCTCTCTTTTCTGTATATCTGAGAATGAATCGGATCCTCTACAAATGATAACAAATCTTAATATAATAGGAAAATCtcattttggatataattaaaaatacatagtggggatctcatgatagattaattaattagtttttccttgattcaagccgggatttccgccgagattctccccctaattgcGACTATAACGGCTTTTTTATTTCTtgactcgatctcgatcttggccgatctcaatCTTGATTGGTTTCTGGGTGTCGAGCTCGATCTTGGCtgatctcgatattgatcggtctcttgacttgatctcgatcttggccggtctcggtattgatcggtctttgggtttcgagctcgatcttggtcgatctcgatattgatcggtctctgggactcgagctcgacaacctaacttcgcatcatagttcgatattacaatgatgaaccttgcaccatcatgttccaatctcgattagtcataagAAAGGCAGACtcaattttgaccgtatacaataacAAACAAGATATATTCACAGAACTTGAGTAAAGAACTGGAGTTTTAACTGAGACCAATCCATCCAAATATCAATGCTCCAAATGCAGTCTTATTGGGTTTGAAATTACTCTTTATAATTCCGGGCCTATACGTGACAAACTACTTTTCTGGGAGTTTAAATGAAAAAATGGACAAAGTAGAGTCGGAAAGCAACAAAAAGAAAAGTAGTCAAGTATTGGAAATCTTACTTTGTAACGCTTTCGTAACCGTTGGAAAAGGACACGTGGCAACGAGCCGTAGCTTCACATGGACCATCTTCACCCATTTCGGTTTTTTCTTTAACCGGTTTATTTTACAAGCCGTGTTACGTTCATGTGCAAAAGGGAACTTTATCACGTGCGGCAGATCTGGCTAAAGGAGACACACGTGCGTCTTGCATCCTCTTAAGCAGCAGGCAGTGCAAAAACGGAATCTTCACTCTTTACACCATAAATTAACATATCTAGCCTCACCTTCTTATCTATATATAGTGAGAAACTCGAGGTTAATATAGTAATTGAGAAAGTACAAATCTTTATTGCATTAATACCAAAACCGTTTTGTCGTTTAGTAAATTGGGGTCACGCTGCTCACGTGACAGAGAAGACTCCAGGAGCTTTCTTTTGGTATAAACTATAAAGACCCTAAATCCATAATTATTGACATTATTATAAAGACACTAATCCATAATTATTGGCATGGTcggtctttttctttttttctttattacGTTTATTTTCCTAGACTAGATTCGTGTAATATAGTAGCTCATATTATCTAGTTTTATATGAATAGGTTGAGCGAATTATATCGTTCCTTTCTTATCTTTGCGTTTAATTTGAAAAAAAGAAATTGTTAGAGCGTGAATAGTACAAATATAGAAGAAGGAACACATTTGTTGGAATTAAAACATGCTACTTAAATGCAATGTGGTGAAGCAATTGCTCCCTAACGTCTAAAAGTCCAATTCCAAATTTAAAAAGCTTCAGCTGCTGGAATTAAGTACGAAGTTTGGCACTTAATTGTATATTTTGATTTCCAAGTCACCTGATAGATCTAAACCTATTCAACACTTAGGAAGGACCGATGACCTCAATTTGTATATCGCGAGTCGCTTGCACAAGTTTCTCATGAGGGATCTGTATTTAATATCACTAAAACCATACTTCATCCGTCGCAAAATTGTTGTGTTTCTCTTTTAAGAAAATCTTAATTAGATGGATTTTTTTTGATTATTTTACCTTTATTTATATCTTAAGATGTGATCTCTCTTTACTGAATATTTACTCTatttatgtgtcatctctatCTTCAAGAATAATTACTACTAGGgataaaatgagaaaaaaattaTTGATTATATCTTGAACTTCTAAGATAACAaaaaatttgaaataattattatTAGAAATCACAATTAATAATTTAAGATGGAAGGAGTATCAAATTtaaggagaaaaaagaaaaaagaaagatagATAGTAAAAGGTGGCAAAAGAAAAAAGGGACAGGAAACCCTCTTCATCGAATAGTCAAAGTCTCTTTGTCCCAATTACATTGTGTGGTTCTTCTTAAGTGTTTGTCTCAATTAGTATATGTCATGATTAAAAATACCACATCATTAAgttatttttttctcattttgttcttactataattttaatttttttttctttgtcctatctttttaaataattattctaTCTCATAATCTAATTTTTTGGGTGTAATATATAAACGTATTATTTAAATTGCTGGTATGTGACATTATAAAACAATAGGAAGCGATATaacttatttaaatattatatttattaaaataatatagtATAACCTGATATATACATTAATAAACTATACATAACAACCATCTAAACAAGATTTCATGAGGGGATGACCGATGCTGAAAATGTAGAAACAGGGAGGTGTAATAGTCCGACAGCATTCAACATGCAACTTCCATCCAATAGTAAACCGAGAAAAACATAGACAGACAAAAACATCCAAAGTGATGGATTTTTGTTATTCCTCGCGTTGTTGCCGTCTTgagtttcttctctttctttcaaGAAGAGAATTGGGAAAAGTACTGGAAATCCACCAGTTTGTACAAATGAATTCATCCAAGTGCTTTTTCCACCTTCTTTGTAGTAAAGCTCGCCGAGTAGTGTAGCAGCTGCTAGGCAAATTAGGACTAATAAAGAGTTGAAGCCTATTTCGAGCCACCTCTTGTATTTTGCACGCCACGAAGTCAATGATTGAGAGATAGTAATATTTGAACTATTCGCCATATAATCTGCTCCTTTATTAGCTTCCTCTTCAACCATATGAATTAGTGGCAAAAATAGTTTAAAAATTTAGGAAAACACAAACAAAAAATGATGAAGACTGAAGGAATGTGCAAAAATCTTACAAGAAATGTGGTGCTGCTTTTCTTGAGTATCTTCCATTGAAAAGTATATCAAAGTTGCGGTACAAAAGCTAGCAAGTTAACACCCAATAGTTAATATTTTAAAAGAAGAAATAACTTTTGATTTTTAAAGACAAATCTCGATCTAGTTGTCAAGGTCGTGTATCTTGATCATGTGAATTGTGATAACCTTGTCACCGAAACGAGACAGCAATCGGAATAGTTTAGTTTTGCTGTTACGAAAACAAATGAAAATACGACTACTGCTTAATGTTTAATTGTGTAAGCAATAGTTAGTATGTAGGCACACCAATGAACTCCAAGAGGTTTCTTAAATTTTTAAACTGTAAATTACGATTAGTTTGTCAGAACCAAAAATTAGTAAATTACCTTAACTGGATAAATTATTTCAAGAGGAACAAATTACAGTTTCATTTctttaagctacaaaaaccataTTCTCTATATTTTGTTTATCGGATAGCCAACAATAACGAGGTATTATgtggttgctctgatggtaagcaccctccacttccaatcaagaggttgtgagttcgagtcaccccaagagcaaggtgggggaGTTcctggagggaaggatgccgagggtctattggaaacagcctctctaccccagggtaggggtaaggtctgcgtacacactaccctccccaaaccccactagtgagattatactgggttattgttgttgttgttgttagttatTGTATGTGGCTATAAAAGAATCCTAGGTAAAGTATTAAGCTTGTAACGTGAAGAAATCGTGTTTCTTCTctaagttgttgttgttgttgttagttgtTGTATGTGGCTATAAAGAATCCTAGGTAAAGTATTAAGCTTGTAACGTGAAGAAATCGTGTTTCTTCTCTAAGCCTTCACGGGGAAATTGGGGTATGCTCTATCTCCGATTTTATCCGTATATATATGTAAAATCGGGGATAGAGCATACCCCAATTTTCCGGTGAAGAAAACGGAAAAATGGCATGGACGCACGAGACCAAAATCGAGGCCGGGAACCTTTCGTATTAAGACTCACGAAAGAAGAACGATGTGTTCATCACCAGACACGATAACGCAACGCTCCCCAGACCCAAAACGAATTCTAAAGCCTCGGAAAGCACGGTAAACGATTACACACAACGAAAAAAGGGCCGTGATATTCGTACctgaccggatatcacggcgcggaTCTCGCTCGATGTCGGTTACGGATCAGTAATTAATGggaaaggaagatttttaccttttttacaCTTGTACTAGGGATAAaaatctcctactatataaatgagaGGATTTTTATTTTGATAGATACATTGTAACACCCAAACCAAGGCAACACAAATTCATTTCTCTGCTTTCTAGCTATTGAAAAGTTCTCACTTTACTATTTGTTCTTCATTCACAATTGGCTTCGAACCAAGGGTACGATCGAGGGCAAAACTACTGTTCAACCTAAGTTCGAGTTGGGCCGTAACATTACAATTGATTTGATTATTCATTTTGTCTTTGACCCGtttatctaatattcttgattatttgtgttgaatcaatccacatatcttttaaaccgcgtataaatttaattgttatccgttgtAAGGGTAGATAATttgacgcccaccgtggggctaatgataatagtggtgatttgatataaatctacataacacactctattttacgcttgttctttaaagtcttaatttcaagttagtttaaaaatgtcaaattctcagttTGCCCACTTGAACATTGACGCTGAGTCTAGCCACTTTGGCGAAAATAATAAACTGTTGCCTAGCAACGAGGTGCCTCCTGCTGACCCCAACGGAGTCCCAGTTGCCGATCcagtcgatgctaactcacaggtGGCCATCGACATCAATCTGCCAACTGATCCCGAAAACAGCGTTCGCACGAGACCCCGACTAACATCTTGAGAGGCACCCGAAGGCGAAGGCGATGGGGGTAAGCTTACGGTTAATCTTCGAAaagttgcaggctcaacaggcggcgatagcgcAACTACAAAATCAAAGAAACGCCCCCAACAGGGTTAAGCCCGAACAATCCCGGGAAAACATCCGAAGAAATGAACAGATCACTGAGAGATCGGGTGAAGATGAGCCCGGGGTCAATACCGAAATAATGAAAATGCTCGATGCATTGACGAAGCGGGTGAAATCAggtgaaaagaaaattgaggccaatgacaagaaggtggagacatacaattccagggtcgatcaaatcccgggagcacTCCCGATATTAAAAGGGGCGAATTCCAAGAAGTTTATTCAGAAGCCTTTTCTTCCAAGCGCGGCATCGAAGATGATCCCAAAGAGGTTTCGTATGCATGATATCCCAAAATATAACGGAACCACGGATCCGAATGAGCATGTGACTTCCTatactgatggtaggctataacccttattttagtcgcttattgcactctaatttactgtactttacttatgttgagctttaattaatagtgttttgtacttattatgtgttttatgccgtgtaggagtgattccgagatATTTAGATGTTACGGAgcaaattcgagctatttggagctttgaagtctgagtagaagcccaagggattaaatcgggtcgcgttcgggggtcgagtaccaagtctggatgtcaaaagtgGAAAGAAACGAATTACTCTAAGAAACTTACACTGTCGCGCCGCATGGGGTGGCGCAGCAGTGCAATTTATGCCCAATGTGAATTGTGAAGTACTCTGGAATAGTCCACAAGCGCGGCGCATGTCGCGGTGTGACTCATGCCGCGGCGCGGCATGCGGCGCGGTAATACAAAAATGTTAGAGTATCTTCTCATTTTTGCTAAAAAGGGTATTTTCGTTCGAGGTTTATGGAGGATAGCTTAAATACACGGGAAAAATACTATTTCTAGAACTTTTGGACATATTTTttacctaaggaggctaaggaggagttggaagaacacaagaacaaggatttcatcattccttcctcactcaagatccgggtttggattgaatctatgttttcctatactttaattatatttgtgaagaacttctccatgtctatggagtagatccttttgggttttgatggatttggtgtattgatgattgtttgtggattataattctatttttatgtattcgaatcgtttttggaagatttaattgttgcatctatattcaatTGTACttataatcgaaagaggcataacttattATATCTTTGCaatatattgttggttgagttcatagattcttctaagtaattgaaagaggctagttgaatcattgattaaacctagttaggaggataatcgtgagaggttctcctaaagaccaatccattacacattcttgcatatcttcatagagcttaaattggttcatattctaaggttgagacttaatcgagagaggagtttctactaaataattgtattgataattaattgaatttgagaggctcacttgaatattagaaatgaattatctagagttagatcccgaataattatcttgcacatatcctatcaacccctattttctcccattgataaattccttgcttacctttgttgtgattgtcattagtcaataactttagattcttagttaattttagttattaatcatataaatctcgatTATTGagtctcctggatagcaatctaaatacaaactacgataatactgtttaactccaatccatatggatacgataattatactatactatttttgactagtgagcacaatttaagtgtgtgttttatgctcgtcaaattttggctaTACATGCGCAATCAAAGGGAAttacttggaagatgatgaaattgaATCGGTGTTACTAAAGAAGTTTGGGCAGACAAAAGAAGCAATAATATAgaatcacaacttacccccaaattccattgagtcgtttgctatgcttgcaaacGATTTCGTGAA containing:
- the LOC117278352 gene encoding probable purine permease 8, giving the protein MVEEEANKGADYMANSSNITISQSLTSWRAKYKRWLEIGFNSLLVLICLAAATLLGELYYKEGGKSTWMNSFVQTGGFPVLFPILFLKEREETQDGNNARNNKNPSLWMFLSVYVFLGLLLDGSCMLNAVGLLHLPVSTFSASVIPS